One stretch of Paenibacillus sp. AN1007 DNA includes these proteins:
- the lpdA gene encoding dihydrolipoyl dehydrogenase: MVVGDASLNIDTLVIGAGPGGYVAAIRAAQLGQSVLIVDKSELGGVCLNRGCIPSKALISAAHQYESALHGDAFGISAENVKVDFAKTQEFKNGVVKKMTGGVAGLLKGNKVEVFNGECMFINENEARVFNDHESPRYKFKNAIIATGSRPIELKPFPFGGRILSSTEALNLPEVPKSMIVIGGGYIGAELGQMYSKFGAKVTIIEGLDTVLPGFDKDMTSLVAKNMKKTGIEIVTGAKAESAEQTDKDVTVKYSVNGESKEVTADYLLVTVGRRPNTDGELGLDMIGVDVDERGFVKVDHQGRTSIPHIFAIGDIVSGLALAHKASYEGKVAAEAIAGQPSVVDYKCMPAVVFTDPECSSVGYTEKEAKEKGYKVKAGKFPYAGNGRAVSLNHAEGFVKIVADEESGLVLGCQIVGLEASNLIAELGLAIEMGATLEDLALTIHAHPTLGEIVMEAAELVMGHPIHIISR; encoded by the coding sequence ATGGTAGTAGGCGACGCTTCTCTCAATATCGACACATTAGTAATTGGTGCAGGACCTGGCGGCTATGTAGCTGCCATCCGCGCTGCACAACTGGGCCAAAGCGTATTGATCGTAGACAAATCCGAACTGGGCGGCGTATGTTTGAACCGTGGATGTATCCCATCCAAAGCTCTGATCTCTGCTGCACATCAATATGAGTCTGCTCTTCACGGCGATGCTTTCGGTATCTCCGCTGAGAACGTAAAAGTAGACTTTGCTAAAACTCAAGAATTCAAAAACGGCGTTGTTAAGAAAATGACTGGCGGCGTAGCTGGTTTGCTCAAAGGCAACAAAGTTGAAGTTTTCAACGGTGAGTGCATGTTCATCAACGAAAACGAAGCTCGTGTATTTAACGATCACGAATCACCACGTTACAAGTTCAAAAATGCAATCATTGCAACAGGTTCCCGTCCAATCGAACTGAAACCTTTCCCGTTTGGCGGACGCATTCTGTCTTCCACAGAAGCATTGAACCTGCCTGAAGTACCAAAAAGCATGATCGTAATCGGTGGCGGTTATATCGGCGCTGAGCTTGGTCAAATGTACTCCAAATTCGGTGCTAAAGTAACAATTATCGAAGGTTTGGATACAGTACTGCCAGGTTTCGATAAAGACATGACCAGCCTTGTAGCTAAAAACATGAAGAAAACAGGCATCGAAATCGTAACGGGTGCAAAAGCGGAAAGCGCTGAGCAAACGGATAAAGATGTAACTGTTAAATATTCTGTAAATGGTGAGTCCAAAGAAGTAACTGCAGATTACCTGCTCGTTACTGTAGGACGTCGTCCTAATACAGACGGAGAACTTGGTTTGGACATGATCGGTGTTGACGTTGACGAGCGTGGTTTCGTTAAAGTTGACCACCAAGGTCGCACAAGCATTCCACACATCTTCGCAATCGGTGATATCGTATCTGGTCTGGCTCTGGCACACAAAGCTTCTTATGAAGGTAAAGTGGCTGCAGAAGCAATTGCTGGACAACCATCTGTAGTAGACTACAAATGTATGCCAGCTGTTGTCTTCACAGATCCTGAGTGCTCCAGCGTAGGTTATACGGAGAAAGAAGCTAAAGAAAAAGGTTACAAAGTAAAAGCAGGTAAATTCCCTTATGCGGGTAACGGCCGTGCTGTATCTTTGAACCATGCTGAAGGCTTCGTGAAAATCGTTGCTGACGAAGAGAGCGGTCTTGTACTGGGCTGCCAAATCGTGGGTCTGGAAGCTTCCAACTTGATTGCTGAGCTTGGTCTTGCGATCGAAATGGGCGCAACATTGGAAGATCTGGCGCTGACTATTCACGCTCACCCTACATTGGGCGAAATCGTGATGGAAGCAGCGGAACTGGTAATGGGTCACCCGATCCACATCATCTCCCGCTAA
- the thyA gene encoding thymidylate synthase, with product MKNYLDLLQDILDNGVHKGDRTGTGTQSVFGRQLRYDLSNGFPLVTTKRIHLKSVIHELLWFLSGDTNIAYLKENGVKIWDDWADENGDLGPVYGSQWRTWEAPNGEKIDQIAAVVDSIKNNPDSRRHLVSAWNVAEINNMKLPPCHFAFQFYVAEGKLSCMLTMRSVDTFLGLPFNIASYALLTHMIAQQCDLEVGDFIWSGGDVHIYSNHVEQVKTQLEREPFALPKLVIKRKPDSIFDYKFEDFEFENYEHHPGIKAPIAV from the coding sequence ATGAAAAATTATCTCGATTTATTACAAGATATATTGGATAACGGCGTGCACAAAGGCGATCGTACCGGAACAGGAACACAATCCGTGTTTGGCAGACAGCTTCGCTATGACTTGTCCAACGGATTTCCGTTAGTTACGACGAAACGAATTCACCTGAAATCGGTCATTCACGAATTGCTTTGGTTTTTGAGCGGTGATACGAATATTGCCTATTTGAAAGAAAACGGAGTGAAGATCTGGGATGACTGGGCGGATGAGAACGGTGATCTTGGACCGGTGTACGGTTCACAATGGCGTACATGGGAAGCGCCGAACGGGGAAAAAATAGATCAGATCGCAGCTGTTGTTGATTCTATTAAAAATAATCCGGATTCCCGTCGTCACTTGGTGAGTGCGTGGAATGTAGCGGAGATTAACAACATGAAATTACCACCTTGTCATTTCGCGTTTCAGTTTTATGTGGCTGAGGGTAAATTATCCTGTATGCTGACGATGCGTTCCGTGGATACGTTCCTCGGTTTGCCATTTAACATTGCCAGTTATGCGCTTCTGACTCATATGATTGCACAGCAGTGTGATCTGGAAGTGGGTGACTTCATTTGGTCTGGTGGAGATGTACACATCTACTCCAATCATGTGGAGCAGGTGAAAACACAGCTGGAACGGGAACCTTTTGCTCTACCTAAATTGGTGATTAAACGTAAGCCTGATTCCATTTTTGATTACAAGTTCGAAGATTTTGAATTTGAAAATTATGAGCACCATCCAGGGATCAAAGCTCCAATTGCAGTTTAA
- a CDS encoding dihydrofolate reductase: MSIELVWAMGENGVIGHNNALPWRLPKDMAFFKQQTINKTIIMGRNTWESFGGKPLPQRRNIVVTRDLNYRAEQAEIVHTIEEGLKAAQGEELCVIGGSQVYREFLPFADRLVVTKIHEQFEGDTFFPEVDWSEWELKKKIEGEQDEKNIYPFTFEFYERKK; the protein is encoded by the coding sequence TTGAGTATTGAACTAGTATGGGCCATGGGAGAGAATGGCGTGATCGGACATAACAACGCTCTTCCTTGGCGATTGCCAAAAGATATGGCTTTCTTCAAGCAGCAAACGATAAACAAAACGATTATTATGGGACGTAATACGTGGGAGTCGTTTGGGGGTAAGCCCCTTCCTCAGCGTCGTAACATTGTTGTAACCCGGGACTTGAACTACAGAGCGGAACAGGCGGAGATCGTACATACGATCGAAGAAGGACTGAAGGCAGCTCAGGGTGAAGAGCTTTGCGTAATTGGAGGTTCTCAGGTGTACCGGGAGTTTTTGCCGTTTGCAGATCGGCTCGTCGTAACCAAAATTCATGAGCAGTTCGAGGGAGATACGTTTTTTCCCGAAGTGGATTGGTCAGAATGGGAACTGAAAAAGAAAATCGAAGGTGAGCAGGACGAGAAGAATATATATCCTTTCACATTTGAATTCTACGAGCGAAAAAAGTAA
- a CDS encoding glutamate synthase subunit beta — protein MSTPTGFMEYKRQLPADREPAERIKDWEEFHKHMAEEELRTQGARCMDCGTPYCHTGIDMTGGTSGCPVHNLIPEWNNLVYRGLWKEALERLHKTNNFPEFTGRICPAPCEGSCTVGLIGQPVTIKTIEEAIIEKGFEEGWVVPQPPEKRTGRRVAVVGSGPAGLAAAAQLNKAGHTVTVYERSDRVGGLLMYGIPTMKLDKKVVQRRVDLLEAEGIQFITNTEIGKDIPAQQLVDEYDAVVLCGGATKPREFNIEGADLNGVHYAMDFLNGSIKSYLDSNLEDGNYISAQNKDVIVIGGGDTGSDCVATSLRHGCRTITQFGTHTQAPLERDRINNPWPQFPNVYTLDYAQEEAKALFGQDPREFSIMTTKFVGDDEGNLKELHTIQIERIVDETGRKIYQPIPGTERVFPAQMAMIAIGFDGPEQTLVEQLGLETDRRTNVKARYGKYNTNVDKVFAAGDMRRGQSLVVWAINEGREAAREVDKYLMGATVLA, from the coding sequence ATGTCTACACCTACTGGATTTATGGAATATAAGCGGCAGCTCCCTGCCGATCGAGAGCCGGCGGAGCGCATCAAGGATTGGGAAGAGTTTCATAAACATATGGCTGAGGAAGAGCTCAGAACACAAGGTGCACGATGTATGGATTGCGGTACCCCTTATTGCCATACAGGAATAGATATGACTGGTGGTACGTCAGGCTGCCCGGTTCATAACCTGATTCCGGAATGGAATAATCTCGTCTATCGCGGTTTGTGGAAGGAAGCGCTGGAGCGCCTTCACAAAACGAATAACTTCCCGGAGTTCACAGGCCGCATCTGTCCAGCGCCTTGTGAAGGATCATGTACCGTAGGGCTTATTGGTCAGCCTGTAACGATCAAAACGATTGAGGAAGCGATTATTGAAAAAGGATTCGAAGAAGGCTGGGTAGTTCCGCAGCCACCGGAGAAACGCACAGGCAGACGTGTAGCTGTAGTTGGTTCAGGTCCGGCGGGACTTGCAGCAGCAGCTCAATTGAACAAAGCAGGACATACGGTAACGGTGTATGAACGCTCTGATCGCGTCGGCGGATTGCTGATGTACGGAATTCCAACGATGAAGCTGGATAAAAAAGTGGTGCAGCGCCGTGTAGATCTGCTGGAAGCCGAAGGTATCCAGTTTATTACGAATACAGAGATCGGAAAAGATATCCCGGCTCAGCAGCTTGTTGACGAATATGATGCTGTTGTTCTGTGCGGCGGCGCAACTAAACCGCGTGAGTTCAACATTGAAGGTGCAGATCTGAACGGGGTGCACTATGCAATGGATTTTCTGAATGGAAGTATCAAAAGTTATCTGGACTCCAACCTGGAGGATGGAAACTATATTTCTGCGCAGAATAAAGATGTAATCGTAATCGGGGGCGGAGACACGGGTTCTGACTGTGTTGCGACGTCGCTGCGCCACGGCTGCCGTACGATTACGCAATTCGGTACCCATACTCAAGCGCCGCTGGAACGTGACCGTATTAATAACCCTTGGCCGCAATTCCCGAACGTATATACACTGGATTATGCACAAGAAGAAGCCAAAGCATTGTTTGGTCAAGATCCGCGTGAATTTTCCATTATGACGACCAAATTTGTGGGTGATGACGAGGGCAATCTCAAAGAACTGCATACGATTCAGATCGAGCGTATTGTAGATGAGACAGGCCGCAAAATTTATCAGCCAATCCCGGGTACTGAGCGAGTATTCCCTGCTCAGATGGCGATGATTGCGATTGGTTTCGACGGACCGGAGCAAACGCTGGTTGAGCAGCTGGGACTTGAAACAGATCGCCGCACAAACGTGAAAGCACGTTATGGCAAATATAACACGAACGTGGATAAAGTATTTGCCGCAGGTGATATGCGTCGTGGTCAAAGTCTGGTCGTATGGGCTATCAATGAAGGCCGCGAAGCCGCTCGTGAAGTGGATAAATATTTGATGGGTGCAACAGTTCTGGCTTAG
- a CDS encoding Fur family transcriptional regulator, with product MSEQIQQIKNQLVDKGYKLTQQREVTVRVLLEHEKDHFSAEEVFLLVKEKFPEIGLATVYRTLELLSDLQVVEKINFGDGAARFDLRSTDGSHHHHHLICTECGSVEEIMEDGLLRLEQQVLRQYGFAVTDHRLDFQGVCRECRAKQQLDEQAVG from the coding sequence ATTTCAGAGCAAATTCAACAAATAAAAAACCAATTGGTTGATAAAGGATATAAGTTAACCCAGCAGCGTGAAGTAACAGTACGTGTGCTGCTTGAGCATGAGAAAGATCATTTCAGCGCGGAAGAAGTATTTTTGCTGGTCAAAGAAAAATTTCCGGAAATTGGACTGGCAACCGTATATCGTACGTTGGAACTGTTAAGTGATCTTCAAGTGGTTGAGAAAATCAACTTTGGTGATGGAGCTGCTCGCTTTGATCTGCGGAGCACCGACGGCTCCCATCACCATCACCACTTGATCTGCACGGAATGCGGAAGCGTAGAAGAGATTATGGAAGACGGGCTGCTCCGTTTGGAACAGCAGGTACTGCGTCAGTACGGATTTGCTGTTACCGATCACCGGCTTGATTTTCAAGGTGTATGCAGAGAATGCAGAGCAAAACAGCAGCTGGATGAGCAGGCCGTTGGTTAA
- a CDS encoding DNA topoisomerase 3 → MKTLVIAEKPDMGRTIAAVIEPKAKNNRTYLEGEHYIITWAIGHLLGLAEPDAYDSKYKRWNIADLPIIPDQFKIVPNPRTKDQLKIIGDLAKRASAIVNACDAGREGQYIFALIQQQLKLRQPVKRLWISDLTAESIRRGFDGLKDAAEFENLTHAARARSEADWLIGMNASRAFTTRHNALLSVGRVQTPVLALIYDREMEIEAFQSQTFYEVAAWFRQEGVEYRGVRQGDKLTDAEAAEAIASSVKGKTGQIIKYEAKQTKDYPYRLYDLTLLQREANAKYGYGAKKTLDIAQALYEKHKVISYPRTNSNYVTEQNIEGMHKTLNLLKNGTYSELALGAKPELVHKNNKGVCNPSRVEDHHAILPTLKRPGTLSKDEQNIYDLIVRRFLSHFYPPAEYKQHTVLTEVEKHQFKTSVKELLSIGWKVVLGANETEQSASGRKKSKKNNNEEEDAEEWTDKAFAVQPDLPVQCTKSEFKEKATQPPKSYTEGTLLKAMESAGKQIENEELRDAMKDSGLGTPATRAATIERLKNVGYITMQGKKMQLTLKGRTAIELIRRAGVDLLTSPEMTGQWERRLYQISKGEAGQDKFMENVKKFTLSIIEKVRVQAPAAADAFGEDARGGKGRGKGRAARSQAGSSPAGGTRTTKPSAANADSGKRTTAEANTRSGAREVLASCPSPGCSGHIIEGKKGYGCSRFKEGCAFVVWKEYAGKKITSTMLKSLIEKGSTQVLSFKRKDGSTVKARIILKDAVTGQLSGEKQEA, encoded by the coding sequence ATGAAGACACTGGTTATCGCGGAGAAACCCGACATGGGTAGAACCATTGCCGCCGTCATAGAACCAAAAGCCAAAAATAATCGCACGTATTTGGAGGGTGAGCATTATATTATCACCTGGGCGATTGGGCATTTGCTTGGATTGGCTGAACCGGATGCCTATGATTCGAAATACAAGCGGTGGAACATTGCGGACCTGCCGATTATCCCGGATCAGTTCAAAATCGTACCGAATCCGCGGACCAAAGACCAACTCAAAATCATTGGAGATTTAGCGAAGCGGGCTTCGGCGATTGTTAACGCTTGTGATGCCGGGCGGGAGGGGCAGTATATTTTTGCCCTTATACAGCAGCAGTTAAAACTGCGTCAGCCTGTAAAACGCCTGTGGATATCCGATCTGACGGCAGAGAGTATTCGGCGCGGGTTCGATGGACTTAAAGATGCTGCCGAATTCGAGAATCTGACGCATGCTGCCCGTGCACGAAGTGAGGCGGATTGGCTGATTGGCATGAATGCATCCCGGGCGTTTACAACAAGACACAATGCGCTTTTGTCAGTGGGCCGTGTGCAGACACCTGTACTGGCGCTAATTTATGATCGCGAGATGGAGATCGAGGCTTTTCAGTCCCAAACGTTCTATGAAGTCGCGGCCTGGTTCAGGCAGGAAGGTGTAGAATACCGCGGGGTGCGTCAGGGGGACAAACTCACGGATGCAGAAGCAGCCGAAGCGATTGCATCAAGTGTAAAGGGGAAGACAGGGCAGATTATCAAATATGAAGCCAAACAAACGAAAGACTATCCCTACAGGCTGTATGATCTCACTCTTCTACAGCGTGAGGCGAATGCAAAGTACGGTTACGGAGCTAAAAAAACGTTGGACATCGCGCAGGCTTTATATGAAAAACATAAAGTAATCTCTTACCCGCGTACCAATTCCAACTATGTAACCGAACAGAACATCGAAGGTATGCACAAAACGCTGAACTTACTCAAAAATGGAACGTACAGCGAGCTTGCTTTGGGAGCCAAACCAGAACTGGTGCATAAAAACAATAAAGGGGTATGCAATCCGAGCAGGGTAGAGGATCACCACGCGATCCTGCCCACTCTGAAACGGCCAGGCACACTATCCAAGGATGAGCAGAACATCTACGATTTGATTGTGCGGCGTTTCTTGTCCCATTTCTATCCTCCGGCTGAATACAAGCAGCATACGGTGTTGACGGAAGTTGAAAAACACCAGTTCAAAACGTCCGTTAAGGAATTGTTATCGATCGGTTGGAAAGTGGTGCTGGGTGCAAATGAGACGGAGCAGAGCGCTTCGGGCAGGAAAAAAAGCAAGAAAAACAACAATGAAGAAGAGGATGCGGAGGAATGGACAGACAAAGCATTTGCTGTTCAGCCAGACCTGCCTGTTCAATGTACGAAGAGTGAGTTCAAAGAGAAAGCAACCCAGCCTCCGAAGAGTTACACCGAAGGAACGCTTCTCAAGGCAATGGAGAGCGCAGGGAAGCAGATTGAGAATGAAGAGCTTCGTGATGCGATGAAAGACAGCGGACTAGGAACACCGGCTACACGCGCAGCTACGATTGAACGTCTCAAAAACGTAGGTTATATCACTATGCAGGGCAAGAAAATGCAATTGACACTCAAAGGCCGAACAGCGATTGAACTCATTCGTCGTGCTGGAGTAGACCTGCTGACTTCGCCTGAGATGACCGGGCAGTGGGAACGCAGATTATATCAAATTTCCAAAGGTGAAGCTGGACAGGACAAGTTCATGGAAAACGTCAAGAAATTCACGCTGTCTATTATTGAAAAGGTTCGTGTGCAGGCTCCTGCTGCTGCCGACGCTTTTGGTGAAGACGCACGGGGAGGCAAAGGTAGAGGGAAAGGCAGAGCGGCCCGCAGCCAAGCAGGCAGTTCTCCTGCCGGTGGTACCAGAACGACCAAGCCATCCGCTGCAAATGCAGACTCCGGTAAACGTACAACAGCTGAAGCAAATACACGTTCCGGAGCGCGTGAAGTTCTGGCTTCATGTCCTTCACCTGGCTGTAGTGGGCATATTATCGAAGGCAAGAAGGGATATGGCTGCTCCCGTTTCAAAGAAGGTTGTGCTTTCGTGGTCTGGAAAGAATATGCTGGCAAAAAAATAACAAGCACTATGCTGAAATCTTTGATTGAGAAGGGCAGTACGCAGGTTCTCTCGTTCAAACGCAAGGATGGAAGTACGGTGAAAGCACGTATTATTTTGAAGGATGCTGTCACAGGGCAGTTATCCGGCGAGAAACAGGAAGCTTGA
- a CDS encoding HAD family hydrolase, whose amino-acid sequence MALTKQHILFDLDDTLVYCNKYFNLVLGEFFENMQQWFDGHALTTQQIREKQLEIDVTGVNKVGFASHHFPQSLIDTYRYFSKKYNRATSAEEETYLSKLGMSVYTQEVEPYPHMVETLEELKSAGHALYLYTGGETVIQQRKIDQMKLSIYFDDRIYIRQHKNIQALEGILSKGPFERRATWMIGNSLRTDIMPAVNAGIHSIYIKQPNEWQYNIVELQPNPETSMYTITALEEVPKVIHEDLQLKQKRTLG is encoded by the coding sequence ATGGCTTTAACCAAACAGCATATTTTATTTGATCTCGATGATACACTTGTGTACTGCAACAAATACTTCAATCTGGTGCTGGGAGAATTTTTTGAGAACATGCAGCAGTGGTTCGATGGACATGCTCTGACCACACAGCAGATCCGGGAGAAACAGCTCGAAATAGATGTTACCGGCGTGAACAAAGTGGGTTTTGCGAGTCATCATTTCCCGCAATCCCTCATTGATACGTATCGATATTTCTCAAAAAAGTATAACCGAGCAACATCTGCTGAAGAAGAGACGTACTTGAGCAAACTGGGTATGAGTGTTTACACCCAGGAAGTTGAACCTTACCCGCATATGGTCGAGACTTTGGAGGAGCTGAAGTCCGCCGGGCACGCTCTCTATTTGTATACTGGCGGGGAAACGGTCATCCAGCAGCGAAAAATTGATCAAATGAAACTGTCGATCTATTTTGACGACCGAATCTATATACGACAGCACAAAAACATACAAGCATTGGAAGGCATCCTGTCCAAAGGACCGTTTGAGCGGCGTGCAACATGGATGATTGGCAATTCTCTTCGCACAGACATTATGCCTGCCGTGAACGCAGGCATTCACAGCATTTATATTAAACAGCCGAATGAGTGGCAGTATAACATTGTTGAGCTGCAGCCGAACCCGGAAACCTCGATGTATACGATCACAGCTCTGGAAGAGGTCCCCAAAGTCATCCATGAGGATCTACAGCTAAAGCAAAAAAGAACCCTCGGTTAA
- a CDS encoding ArsR family transcriptional regulator, producing the protein MTYHVKIDVSPIYEMLNSFLVYVTKKWIQHLDIGPEWILDVEGKLSSNVRAALAPAAAWPFDDFDVLFAWAAYQNTTSENQDFLDMLAGLSPDELFARISPLMPELTIEESTRIRNSYVPLLRLWDQHYCQTISEDHRVWLEEDAEEKRILLEKMGSELLIEYATAGVIVEPMPGLNEVILFPTVHNRPINMYCFYEGMMIMQYPVDAPEESEDEPPTCLLRFTHALADPERLRLLRYVSDEPKSLAEMCEELGKEEDPVKDQVMALRIAGLLRTHLLGSNRKEKYSIRPDGVSELNMFLESYIRI; encoded by the coding sequence ATGACTTATCACGTTAAAATTGATGTCTCACCGATATATGAGATGCTAAACAGCTTTCTGGTCTATGTAACGAAAAAGTGGATTCAGCATTTGGACATTGGTCCTGAATGGATTCTGGACGTTGAAGGCAAGCTAAGTTCCAACGTGCGAGCTGCGCTTGCACCGGCCGCGGCTTGGCCTTTTGACGACTTTGATGTCCTGTTTGCCTGGGCAGCCTATCAGAATACAACTTCAGAGAACCAGGATTTTTTGGACATGCTCGCAGGGCTATCACCTGATGAACTGTTTGCGCGCATATCTCCGTTAATGCCTGAACTTACTATAGAAGAATCAACGCGCATTCGGAACAGCTACGTCCCATTACTGCGACTATGGGATCAGCACTACTGCCAGACAATTAGCGAGGATCACCGCGTATGGCTTGAAGAAGACGCTGAAGAAAAGCGCATTCTGCTTGAAAAGATGGGTTCTGAACTGTTAATTGAATATGCGACTGCAGGTGTAATCGTTGAACCGATGCCAGGTTTGAACGAAGTCATATTATTTCCGACCGTGCATAACCGTCCAATTAACATGTACTGTTTTTATGAGGGCATGATGATTATGCAGTATCCTGTAGATGCGCCTGAAGAGAGCGAAGATGAGCCGCCAACGTGTTTGCTGAGGTTCACACATGCTTTGGCTGATCCCGAAAGACTTCGTTTGTTAAGATATGTATCGGATGAACCAAAATCTCTCGCGGAGATGTGTGAAGAGCTTGGCAAAGAGGAAGATCCTGTGAAGGATCAAGTCATGGCCCTTCGCATTGCTGGTCTGCTGCGAACCCATCTACTGGGAAGCAACCGCAAAGAAAAATACAGCATTCGGCCGGATGGCGTATCTGAATTGAACATGTTTCTGGAATCCTACATTCGCATCTAA
- a CDS encoding MFS transporter, whose product MGSVFKFKLSPSTLNYLILITVIVAAGISQGLLLPVLSIFLEQQGVSPGLNGLNAAALYIGSFAMTLAAERLLGLLGFKKLIVGGLILVMLPLILFPYFPDIKIWFALRLIVGIGDSALHYAAQLWVLLVTSPEKRGRYISLYGMSYGLGFSIGPLGIKLLTYGDAVPFMVLFAGMAAVLVLVLVKLPDTKPEKAEHGQLPERRFRRSFAWAWYALMPALLYGYMEAGMNSNFPVYGLRIGYNADQIASLLPFIGIGGLFLQLPLGMLSDRYGRKKILMTAGIGGGLAFMLVPFAGTNFGLTLVLLLAAGGLVGSFFSLGLAYAADILPKVLLPAANVVASFHFTIGSIIAPNLGGQLINWVSPGSMFTMLGCMYFIFGITGVLFRRKREAEFVLK is encoded by the coding sequence GTGGGATCTGTATTCAAATTTAAATTATCACCCTCAACCTTAAATTATCTGATTTTAATCACAGTGATCGTGGCAGCGGGGATCAGCCAGGGACTGCTGCTGCCTGTACTGTCGATTTTTCTGGAGCAGCAGGGTGTTTCTCCCGGATTAAACGGGCTGAATGCAGCTGCGCTCTATATTGGCTCGTTTGCGATGACGCTGGCGGCAGAGCGTTTGCTGGGACTGCTGGGGTTTAAAAAGCTGATTGTCGGCGGACTGATTCTCGTTATGCTTCCCTTGATTCTGTTTCCTTATTTTCCTGACATAAAAATCTGGTTTGCGCTGCGGCTAATTGTAGGCATTGGAGACAGTGCATTGCATTATGCTGCCCAGCTGTGGGTACTGCTGGTTACTTCGCCTGAGAAACGAGGACGCTACATATCGCTGTACGGCATGTCTTACGGGCTCGGGTTCAGTATCGGACCTCTCGGCATCAAACTGCTCACATATGGTGATGCCGTCCCTTTCATGGTACTGTTTGCAGGCATGGCGGCTGTGCTTGTTCTGGTGCTGGTGAAACTTCCGGATACCAAGCCAGAAAAGGCAGAACATGGTCAGCTGCCTGAACGGCGCTTCCGCCGCAGTTTCGCTTGGGCGTGGTATGCACTGATGCCCGCCCTTTTATACGGGTATATGGAAGCAGGCATGAACAGCAATTTTCCGGTTTACGGGCTTCGAATCGGATATAATGCAGATCAGATTGCTTCACTGCTTCCTTTTATAGGGATCGGAGGATTGTTCCTTCAGCTTCCGCTTGGCATGTTAAGTGACCGATATGGCCGAAAAAAAATTCTCATGACAGCCGGGATTGGAGGAGGTCTTGCCTTTATGCTGGTTCCCTTCGCGGGAACAAATTTTGGGCTGACACTTGTGCTGCTGCTCGCTGCGGGTGGCCTTGTTGGCTCCTTCTTCTCACTTGGGCTGGCTTATGCTGCAGATATTTTACCGAAAGTACTGCTGCCTGCAGCGAATGTGGTTGCTTCCTTTCATTTTACAATCGGAAGCATTATCGCACCCAATCTTGGGGGACAGTTAATCAACTGGGTGTCACCCGGAAGCATGTTTACGATGCTGGGCTGCATGTATTTTATTTTTGGCATCACAGGTGTATTATTTCGGCGTAAACGGGAAGCGGAATTTGTGTTAAAATAG
- a CDS encoding ATP-binding cassette domain-containing protein: protein MIRVENLSKSVGADRIPVLRDIRFDMQQGEMIAVVGSSGSGKSMLLKCLALKEKWDSGRFTVEGTDILKEGWSGKQKIRREWAYLEQNPQLYPRRTALKNVLIGRFGQTPLWRMATGMVRSDDYMGAMDHLESLGLLDKAHQLAEKMSGGEKQRVAIARALAHGAKVVLADEPVIGLDPHTADAVLETLRKLCEEERATVIAVLPIELAEKHASRIWGIAEGSIVFDIRGRRLTQQEKNLI from the coding sequence ATGATCAGAGTGGAGAACTTAAGCAAATCCGTTGGAGCGGATCGTATTCCGGTTCTGCGTGATATTCGTTTTGATATGCAGCAGGGAGAGATGATTGCGGTTGTCGGCTCCAGCGGGAGCGGTAAGAGCATGCTGCTGAAATGTTTGGCGTTGAAGGAGAAGTGGGATTCAGGACGGTTTACCGTTGAAGGCACTGATATTTTGAAGGAAGGCTGGTCCGGTAAACAGAAAATCAGGCGTGAATGGGCATACCTGGAACAGAATCCGCAGCTGTATCCTAGACGCACAGCACTGAAAAATGTGCTTATTGGACGATTTGGCCAGACACCATTATGGAGAATGGCAACGGGCATGGTACGCTCAGATGATTACATGGGGGCAATGGATCACCTCGAAAGTCTAGGTTTGCTGGATAAGGCTCATCAGCTTGCTGAAAAAATGAGTGGTGGCGAAAAACAGCGTGTAGCTATCGCAAGAGCACTGGCTCATGGCGCCAAAGTAGTCCTGGCGGACGAACCTGTCATCGGACTGGACCCTCATACGGCTGATGCTGTTCTGGAAACGCTTCGTAAGTTGTGTGAAGAGGAACGAGCGACGGTGATTGCCGTACTGCCGATTGAACTCGCCGAAAAACATGCTTCGCGAATCTGGGGAATCGCGGAAGGCAGTATTGTTTTTGACATAAGAGGACGGAGATTGACGCAGCAGGAAAAAAATTTGATTTGA